The proteins below come from a single Aegilops tauschii subsp. strangulata cultivar AL8/78 chromosome 6, Aet v6.0, whole genome shotgun sequence genomic window:
- the LOC109777910 gene encoding uncharacterized protein, protein MHLMTGSFLNLEGITPVDDSRYNAEESDTRADVVPEIADVCSNAPERDDPPAGLIISRSSGPGALLHLGRKRSSCTSVEHTCSRRLSSNSQMPDFTVVQGNNLSLLGQIDADIVEAESEFTEAEVRKRYLKHVEPQLLSRGLVLPGKLSHSTTAFVHRRTQEITGHRPKYMSILDVMGHEKRMKEDEWHFFLKDMIKTRVYVVENWSSSLCRVVSLTYDYGIVSPDEGPDVEFFKAECDAAYCEKKQQAELSFFIFKGKQIIHCQVHHEVPCRSSVVAECYAAAACLIKAKELGIENLVIYMDCKDSHGVLSGERNIRPDDVNMGVFLMLKKHQNALERVVPVWKERELNQLADDLVTLDPRTTLDPMFPQQAMERWKHPLEGYPVFRYKQKNEVETITRGFGMYLQFHIVSI, encoded by the coding sequence ATGCACCTTATGACTGGGAGCTTCTTGAATCTGGAGGGCATCACCCCTGTTGATGATTCCAGATATAATGCAGAGGAAAGCGACACACGTGCTGATGTGGTGCCTGAGATTGCTGATGTTTGCTCCAATGCTCCTGAACGAGATGATCCACCTGCAGGCCTTATTATCAGCAGGTCTTCTGGACCGGGTGCACTTTTGCATCTTGGAAGGAAAAGATCATCATGTACCTCAGTTGAACATACATGTTCTAGGCGCCTTAGTAGCAATAGTCAGATGCCAGATTTCACAGTTGTCCAAGGCAACAACCTCTCACTCCTTGGTCAAATTGATGCAGATATAGTGGAAGCGGAATCTGAGTTTACTGAGGCTGAAGTGAGGAAAAGATACCTGAAGCATGTCGAGCCTCAGTTGTTGTCCAGAGGCCTCGTTCTCCCCGGGAAGCTGAGTCACAGTACAACAGCCTTTGTGCACCGCAGAACCCAAGAAATTACTGGCCACAGGCCAAAATACATGAGCATTCTCGATGTTATGGGACATGAGAAAAGAATGAAGGAGGATGAATGGCATTTCTTCCTGAAGGATATGATCAAGACAAGAGTGTACGTGGTTGAGAATTGGAGCTCTTCCCTTTGCCGTGTCGTGTCTCTGACGTATGATTATGGCATCGTTAGTCCCGATGAGGGTCCAGATGTGGAATTCTTCAAGGCGGAATGTGACGCAGCCTACTGTGAGAAGAAGCAGCAGGCTGAGTTGTCATTTTTTATCTTTAAAGGAAAGCAGATAATTCATTGTCAGGTTCATCATGAGGTGCCCTGCAGGTCTTCTGTGGTGGCAGAATGCTATGCGGCTGCTGCTTGTCTTATAAAAGCCAAGGAACTTGGAATAGAGAACCTTGTCATATACATGGACTGCAAAGATTCCCATGGCGTTTTAAGTGGTGAGCGGAATATTAGACCTGATGATGTAAACATGGGAGTTTTTCTGATGTTGAAAAAACATCAAAACGCCCTTGAAAGGGTGGTGCCTGTGTGGAAGGAGCGTGAGCTTAACCAACTCGCGGATGATCTTGTAACACTCGACCCGAGAACCACCCTTGATCCTATGTTCCCACAGCAAGCGATGGAGAGATGGAAGCATCCCCTGGAGGGTTATCCAGTGTTCAGATATAAGCAAAAAAACGAAGTTGAAACCATCACCAGAGGATTTGGTATGTATCTGCAGTTTCATATAGTTTCAATATAA